In Parasphingorhabdus halotolerans, a single window of DNA contains:
- a CDS encoding ribonuclease D — MAVYFHEEDLPLDVLANGPVAVDTETMGLQTLRDRLCLLQISDGGGDEHLVRFGPDSDYAAPNLKAVLADPTRVKLYHFARFDLAAIDHYMGVMAEPVFCTKIASRLIRTYTDRHGLKELVRELLGQDISKQQQSSDWGGPVLSEAQQDYAASDVRFLHRLKDELELRLAREGRTEMAQACFDFLPHRARLDVAGWPEVDIFAHA; from the coding sequence ATGGCCGTATATTTCCACGAAGAAGATTTGCCACTTGATGTGTTGGCAAATGGTCCGGTAGCAGTTGATACAGAAACAATGGGGCTGCAAACGCTGCGGGACCGTCTTTGCTTGTTGCAAATTTCTGATGGTGGAGGCGATGAACATCTGGTGCGTTTCGGACCCGATAGTGACTATGCAGCGCCGAATTTAAAAGCCGTTCTCGCTGATCCGACGAGAGTGAAACTTTATCATTTCGCGCGTTTCGATCTCGCGGCGATCGACCATTATATGGGCGTCATGGCAGAACCCGTATTCTGCACTAAAATCGCTTCTCGCTTGATCCGCACCTATACCGACCGGCATGGTCTCAAGGAACTGGTGCGCGAACTTTTGGGACAAGATATATCAAAGCAGCAACAATCGAGCGATTGGGGCGGGCCAGTATTGAGTGAAGCGCAGCAGGATTATGCCGCTTCGGACGTCCGCTTTTTGCACCGCCTGAAAGATGAACTGGAGCTTCGTCTTGCTCGGGAAGGACGGACGGAAATGGCGCAGGCCTGTTTCGACTTTTTGCCGCACCGCGCGCGCCTTGATGTTGCGGGCTGGCCAGAAGTTGATATTTTTGCTCATGCCTGA
- a CDS encoding DUF4870 family protein, giving the protein MVEQTPQPASGGFDFNKSTIISLLYIAGFVVGITGIVAFILALIWKDEVAGTWEESHLQYHVMTFIVSLIAGIIGFLLIILGIGILILLAVGLWVLVRSIIALLKAQKHEPMPDPKTLLF; this is encoded by the coding sequence ATGGTCGAACAAACACCACAGCCCGCATCCGGTGGTTTTGATTTTAACAAATCCACTATTATATCGTTGCTCTACATAGCTGGATTTGTCGTCGGCATTACCGGCATTGTTGCGTTTATCCTCGCGCTTATCTGGAAAGATGAAGTGGCAGGCACTTGGGAAGAAAGTCATTTGCAATATCATGTGATGACCTTCATCGTGAGCTTGATTGCTGGAATAATAGGTTTTCTGCTGATAATCCTCGGCATAGGCATACTGATTCTTTTGGCCGTCGGTCTTTGGGTTTTGGTGCGATCCATTATCGCCCTGTTAAAGGCGCAAAAGCATGAACCAATGCCTGATCCCAAAACTCTATTATTTTAA
- a CDS encoding cold-shock protein, whose translation MGFDRNRRGRGRDKRDSFGDENFDGYQGDNGPPVERYTRPDNDFGGGSRGGGQGGGMPDQVVGESTGKVKFFNAQKGFGFIVQDAGGEDVFVHISQVERAGLKGLAEGQGLKFSLVDRGGKVSASDIQIDGDLIEVQGAPDRPDRGSPPKRELTGEKATGTVKFFNSMKGFGFIQRDDGEPDAFVHISAVERAGMSGLEEGDKLEFELEVDQRGKTAAVNLVSK comes from the coding sequence ATGGGTTTTGATAGAAACCGGCGTGGCAGAGGCCGGGACAAGCGCGATAGCTTTGGTGATGAGAATTTTGACGGTTATCAAGGTGATAACGGCCCACCGGTAGAAAGATACACGCGCCCTGACAATGATTTCGGCGGCGGTAGCCGTGGTGGCGGCCAAGGTGGCGGAATGCCAGATCAAGTTGTTGGCGAAAGCACCGGCAAGGTGAAATTTTTTAATGCGCAGAAAGGATTTGGCTTCATTGTGCAAGACGCAGGTGGCGAGGATGTGTTTGTTCACATCAGCCAAGTCGAGCGCGCTGGACTGAAAGGCCTGGCTGAAGGTCAAGGCCTCAAGTTCTCGTTGGTAGATCGCGGCGGCAAGGTTTCGGCATCGGATATTCAGATTGATGGCGATTTGATCGAAGTTCAGGGCGCACCGGACCGACCAGATCGCGGTAGCCCACCGAAAAGAGAACTAACCGGTGAAAAAGCGACCGGTACGGTTAAATTTTTCAATAGCATGAAAGGCTTTGGCTTCATCCAGCGCGATGATGGCGAGCCAGATGCATTTGTGCATATATCAGCCGTGGAACGCGCTGGCATGAGCGGCCTTGAAGAAGGTGACAAGCTTGAGTTTGAGCTGGAAGTCGATCAACGCGGCAAGACTGCTGCAGTCAATCTGGTCTCCAAATAA
- a CDS encoding autotransporter domain-containing protein produces MAKDFRQFKRATLLRTTAAGAIAALALVSPAQAIVPNDNQTPADIVDNSGVNGVGMFARGDGFVCSGTLINPRTVLFAAHCVNDRPESDYGPVVKTAWSFDSNAIQLRNFIRDQLGITTGTFEQSINTFLVNQILWNPQSNERPDSFGFLEGDIALASLATPAGKIPTWALLFSPLPTPDSISDADGTGYHVNITGYGRTGSGTAGANVGIDFRRRAAENMLGSLSSFDNRNNFLFGQPFGDLPQVLYRLDFDDPNKTNPFDFNLYKDEPRVREGTTAGGDSGGPLILDAANNSLSTEDLQIGVLSGGSRFFGPQVFSSYGTESFYQPLFLFADYIAANNPYRYVSAKAGDGAWEDATHWQTDLDPAYRIINASGAVVNGFPATQSAGRFGDTPAFGEVCFDPEGDNPGEGCFDLATGTDTPPSRPAPTPTPMAGGNLTSGIGIVEVNDVSAAPELAAGGDSQAASEAASSVAASAAPTEVAASAAAPGARAGMIMGSEHQAQANGNGVEFAVEAPHNGVELADNEAHAAGGPEAAQEESQAPGDPQPAPTLANGLAGATNFVPDNIEPVISTDPALQVNSRYFEVTLNKSGTTTLSSTRTIDRLNVGGAAGLSVAASGTLNTLIDVNQTGGRVAVNGAINSTGDYSLFSGMLSGSGTVKTPFLTSVAGAIAPGTLGTVGNLTIDGSAILASGSTLFVDIGASGTSDRLTVTGQANVGGNVAIGNIAGFQTATPSTYRIVNAAGGVTNQFAGVSNLSAILLSSLSYSANAVDLRVRAQSYQNVIDRTNPLQVSFAGLMDRNRGNGAVAGLFSFLDFTDAATIRATFNSWAPTTESTVQSLARGFLGNVSDFYQNRISLADRSSNGGTVAVSGQPLQLASASLSGMNIPGSPAIMSDAATSAAQGEVMSGGVNEDMAVYLAGGFVNGDTGSMPLTNPGNGADGDDEFDGFFIAGGLEYYLDEASFIGVSAYYSDVDGVASLGNSAKATTIMGSVYGRAKTFADLVLDARLSIGTYNAETLRTVGLGTQSFSLTTDDDSLVYSSEIGLSKELYLLDAIIAPGIRGRAAKVNFSNVNEVGGGPALAIVRPDYNSVQGLAGVEFKSKPGHKLQLRASMNYVHEFIDSPNTFAANFVGGNGLPAPFALVNQDRDWGEVGVGLRYNAGNVSLDLSADSTVGRSDVQSQVYSGAVTFRF; encoded by the coding sequence ATGGCTAAGGATTTTCGACAATTCAAACGCGCGACACTCTTGCGCACAACAGCAGCAGGCGCAATCGCGGCATTGGCGCTCGTTTCGCCGGCACAGGCTATTGTACCAAATGACAATCAGACACCCGCAGACATTGTAGATAATAGCGGCGTAAATGGTGTTGGTATGTTTGCTCGCGGCGACGGATTTGTATGTTCCGGTACTCTGATCAACCCACGAACCGTGTTGTTTGCAGCACACTGCGTCAACGATCGTCCGGAAAGCGACTATGGTCCGGTCGTCAAGACCGCGTGGTCCTTTGATTCAAACGCCATTCAATTGCGGAACTTTATCCGCGATCAATTGGGTATTACGACCGGAACATTTGAACAGTCGATCAATACATTTTTGGTAAATCAAATTCTTTGGAACCCGCAATCAAACGAACGCCCAGATAGCTTCGGTTTCCTCGAAGGCGATATTGCCCTGGCCAGCCTCGCGACACCAGCCGGCAAAATCCCGACTTGGGCATTGCTGTTCTCCCCTCTCCCGACCCCCGACTCAATCAGCGACGCCGATGGCACTGGCTATCACGTCAATATTACCGGCTATGGCCGCACAGGCAGTGGAACGGCCGGAGCTAATGTCGGTATCGACTTCCGTCGCCGTGCAGCCGAAAATATGCTCGGATCGCTATCGTCATTCGACAATCGCAACAACTTCCTGTTTGGTCAGCCGTTTGGCGACTTGCCACAGGTTCTCTATCGTCTCGACTTTGACGATCCGAACAAGACCAATCCTTTCGATTTCAACCTCTACAAAGACGAGCCGCGCGTACGTGAAGGCACAACGGCTGGCGGCGATTCCGGTGGCCCGTTGATTCTGGATGCAGCCAATAACAGCCTGTCGACCGAAGACCTTCAGATTGGCGTATTGTCCGGCGGTTCACGCTTCTTTGGCCCACAGGTGTTTAGCTCCTACGGCACGGAAAGTTTTTACCAGCCATTGTTCTTGTTTGCGGATTATATCGCAGCCAATAACCCATATCGTTATGTCAGCGCAAAAGCGGGCGATGGCGCATGGGAAGATGCAACCCATTGGCAAACTGACCTTGATCCCGCTTATCGGATCATCAATGCCAGCGGTGCAGTAGTTAACGGATTTCCTGCTACGCAGTCTGCGGGACGTTTCGGTGACACACCGGCTTTTGGTGAAGTTTGTTTCGACCCGGAAGGCGACAACCCTGGTGAGGGTTGTTTTGATTTGGCAACCGGAACGGATACGCCACCTTCGCGTCCGGCGCCAACGCCGACGCCAATGGCTGGCGGTAATCTGACCTCCGGTATCGGCATCGTTGAAGTAAACGATGTTAGCGCAGCACCCGAACTTGCTGCTGGCGGAGATTCGCAAGCTGCATCCGAGGCAGCGTCATCTGTTGCGGCATCTGCGGCGCCAACAGAAGTTGCTGCTTCAGCGGCCGCTCCTGGTGCCCGCGCAGGGATGATCATGGGTTCCGAACATCAGGCCCAAGCAAATGGAAATGGCGTGGAATTTGCTGTTGAAGCCCCGCATAACGGTGTCGAACTGGCGGATAACGAGGCGCACGCTGCCGGGGGACCGGAAGCCGCTCAAGAAGAATCACAAGCTCCTGGTGATCCCCAGCCGGCGCCAACATTGGCAAATGGTCTTGCTGGAGCAACCAATTTTGTTCCTGACAACATTGAGCCAGTGATCAGCACTGATCCTGCTCTTCAGGTGAACTCGCGTTACTTCGAAGTCACGCTGAACAAATCCGGAACGACCACATTGAGCAGCACACGGACCATTGACCGGCTGAATGTCGGCGGAGCTGCTGGCTTAAGCGTCGCAGCAAGCGGTACGTTGAACACGTTGATCGACGTCAATCAAACCGGTGGCCGCGTTGCGGTCAATGGCGCTATCAACAGCACAGGCGATTATTCGCTGTTTTCGGGCATGTTGTCCGGTTCGGGTACCGTTAAGACACCTTTCCTGACGAGTGTTGCTGGTGCAATCGCGCCGGGGACATTGGGGACAGTCGGCAATCTTACCATCGACGGCAGTGCGATTTTGGCTTCAGGCTCGACGCTATTCGTTGATATTGGTGCTTCCGGCACCTCCGACAGGTTGACCGTAACTGGCCAGGCCAATGTTGGCGGCAATGTCGCAATTGGCAACATCGCCGGTTTCCAGACTGCGACCCCAAGCACGTACCGCATTGTCAACGCGGCGGGCGGCGTAACCAATCAATTTGCTGGCGTTTCAAACTTGTCGGCGATTCTGTTGTCGAGCCTGTCTTATAGCGCCAACGCTGTTGATCTTCGGGTTCGGGCACAGAGCTATCAGAATGTGATAGACCGGACCAATCCTCTGCAAGTTAGCTTTGCCGGTCTTATGGATCGAAATCGTGGCAATGGAGCTGTCGCGGGACTATTTTCCTTCCTCGATTTCACCGATGCAGCTACGATTCGGGCTACCTTTAACAGTTGGGCTCCGACGACAGAGTCGACGGTCCAGTCTTTGGCCCGCGGTTTTCTTGGTAATGTGTCGGACTTCTATCAGAACCGCATAAGTTTGGCGGACCGTTCTTCGAACGGCGGCACTGTTGCCGTTTCTGGTCAGCCGTTGCAATTGGCATCTGCTTCGTTGAGTGGAATGAACATTCCCGGCTCACCAGCTATCATGAGCGATGCTGCCACCAGTGCAGCGCAAGGCGAAGTAATGTCAGGTGGTGTCAATGAAGACATGGCGGTCTATTTGGCCGGCGGTTTTGTCAACGGTGACACAGGATCAATGCCTCTCACAAATCCTGGCAACGGGGCGGACGGTGATGATGAGTTTGACGGCTTCTTTATCGCCGGTGGTCTGGAATATTATCTGGATGAAGCCTCGTTCATCGGTGTGTCAGCTTATTATTCCGATGTCGATGGTGTTGCGTCGTTGGGGAACTCGGCCAAGGCTACGACGATCATGGGCTCTGTCTATGGCCGCGCGAAAACCTTTGCAGACCTCGTTCTGGATGCGCGCTTGAGCATCGGTACATACAACGCAGAGACATTGCGTACTGTTGGTTTGGGCACGCAGTCATTCAGCCTGACGACTGACGATGACAGCTTGGTCTATTCAAGCGAGATTGGCCTTTCCAAAGAACTGTATCTGCTGGATGCGATAATCGCACCTGGAATCCGGGGCCGCGCGGCTAAAGTCAATTTCAGCAATGTCAACGAAGTCGGCGGAGGACCGGCTCTGGCAATTGTTCGTCCGGACTATAACAGTGTTCAAGGCTTGGCCGGAGTGGAGTTTAAATCCAAACCGGGTCATAAACTGCAACTGCGGGCTTCCATGAATTATGTTCATGAATTTATTGATAGTCCCAATACATTCGCAGCGAACTTTGTCGGCGGTAACGGCCTGCCAGCGCCATTTGCTCTGGTAAACCAGGACCGCGATTGGGGTGAAGTTGGCGTCGGTTTGCGGTATAACGCAGGCAATGTATCTCTGGATCTGTCCGCCGATTCAACAGTTGGAAGATCCGATGTTCAAAGCCAAGTATATTCAGGCGCTGTAACATTCCGCTTCTAG
- a CDS encoding TMEM165/GDT1 family protein — MDAFLTSLFALALAEIGDRPQILCAALVIRYGKATPILWGLGLATALNCFISALGGSVVNQWISEEPLRLFYAISLIFAGAGMLAWRRPVDLLEKWTIGPFWTAFLGIFILQLGDKGQFILAATAARTDMWAFAAIGGWIGVMIACVPALVFQEKLAQMIPITRIRQFGGVIFLIIGGVMALSAWGIL, encoded by the coding sequence ATGGATGCATTCCTAACTTCCCTATTTGCTCTTGCTCTGGCGGAAATCGGGGATCGACCGCAAATCCTGTGCGCGGCGCTGGTTATCAGATACGGCAAAGCTACGCCGATTCTGTGGGGGCTTGGCCTGGCTACAGCGCTCAATTGTTTCATCTCAGCGCTGGGCGGGTCGGTCGTCAACCAGTGGATTAGCGAAGAGCCGCTAAGGCTCTTCTATGCCATTTCGCTTATATTCGCCGGTGCAGGCATGCTGGCATGGCGGCGCCCGGTTGATCTTCTGGAAAAGTGGACCATAGGGCCGTTCTGGACTGCCTTTCTGGGTATTTTCATTTTGCAGCTTGGAGACAAGGGGCAATTTATTCTGGCTGCCACAGCCGCGCGGACAGATATGTGGGCCTTTGCAGCTATCGGTGGCTGGATTGGTGTCATGATCGCCTGCGTTCCGGCATTGGTATTCCAGGAAAAGCTCGCACAGATGATACCAATAACAAGAATCAGACAATTCGGCGGCGTGATTTTCCTGATAATCGGTGGAGTGATGGCATTAAGCGCATGGGGCATTCTATGA
- the rpmG gene encoding 50S ribosomal protein L33 — protein MAKPANVKIKLVSTADTGFFYVTRKNPRNLTEKMVQRKYDPVVRKHVEFKEAKIK, from the coding sequence ATGGCGAAACCAGCCAATGTCAAAATCAAACTCGTCAGCACCGCGGACACAGGTTTTTTCTATGTAACCCGCAAAAATCCGCGCAACCTGACCGAGAAAATGGTGCAGCGCAAATATGATCCGGTTGTGCGCAAGCATGTCGAGTTCAAAGAAGCGAAGATTAAGTAA
- a CDS encoding response regulator — translation MAKRVLVVEDNELNLKLFCDLLRAHGFVVEPVKDGREVIDKARSFVPNLIIMDIQLPHVSGLELIEQIKKDPQLKVIPIMAVTAYAGKGDEDRILTAGAEAYVSKPISVAKFIESVQKVLHR, via the coding sequence GTGGCAAAAAGAGTTTTGGTTGTTGAGGATAATGAACTCAATCTCAAACTATTCTGTGATTTGCTCCGCGCGCATGGTTTTGTCGTCGAACCGGTGAAAGATGGCCGCGAAGTGATTGATAAGGCGCGCAGTTTCGTGCCCAATCTGATCATCATGGATATCCAATTGCCGCATGTCAGTGGGTTGGAACTGATCGAACAGATAAAGAAAGATCCGCAGCTCAAGGTCATTCCGATTATGGCGGTGACCGCATATGCCGGCAAAGGTGATGAGGACCGGATATTGACGGCCGGAGCCGAGGCTTATGTTTCAAAGCCGATATCAGTCGCGAAATTTATCGAATCAGTGCAGAAAGTTTTGCACCGCTAG
- a CDS encoding DUF3572 domain-containing protein yields METNPNISEETEILALKALGWVLEDSERAQRLLALTGLDPRDLRSGLEDPAMLTSLLGFLANHEPDLLACAEAIDVEPARLAAAAEYLNNPGDFS; encoded by the coding sequence ATGGAAACAAATCCCAATATCAGCGAAGAAACCGAAATTCTGGCGTTGAAGGCGCTCGGCTGGGTTTTGGAAGATAGCGAGCGGGCGCAGCGGCTTCTCGCGCTGACCGGTTTGGATCCGCGCGATTTACGCTCGGGGCTGGAAGATCCTGCGATGCTTACGTCACTCCTGGGATTTTTGGCCAATCACGAGCCCGACCTGCTTGCTTGCGCCGAAGCTATTGATGTTGAACCGGCAAGGCTAGCCGCAGCGGCAGAATATCTGAACAATCCCGGAGATTTTTCTTGA
- a CDS encoding HAD family hydrolase yields the protein MVVPFQQWLDADKHIHFDLENGSDFANALRHKHDGTQVLPEQIWPMLKEFFDTEMYRQGAIDGAVEAINKLSDTADVVILTNLMDDRQEARAEQLRAVGIDCPVYCNQGGKGEALSSILAEYQPSVTVFVDDLGHQHGSVAKHAPEVWRLQMVGEPILAKHIKTNPAAHARIDSWSEALVWIGDKLEKRVAAPAMDIPSENLDPANHA from the coding sequence ATGGTTGTCCCGTTCCAGCAGTGGCTGGACGCGGACAAACACATCCATTTTGACCTCGAAAACGGCAGTGATTTTGCCAATGCGCTGCGTCACAAACATGATGGCACGCAAGTTTTACCGGAACAAATATGGCCTATGCTCAAGGAATTTTTCGATACGGAAATGTACCGGCAAGGCGCAATAGATGGTGCCGTAGAGGCCATCAACAAACTCTCGGACACCGCGGATGTTGTCATCCTGACCAATCTTATGGATGATCGGCAGGAAGCCAGAGCCGAGCAATTGCGTGCCGTCGGCATCGATTGCCCCGTCTATTGCAATCAAGGTGGCAAAGGCGAGGCGCTCAGTTCAATATTGGCAGAATATCAGCCAAGCGTGACGGTATTTGTCGATGACCTTGGCCATCAGCATGGCAGCGTCGCCAAACACGCTCCTGAGGTCTGGCGCCTGCAGATGGTCGGTGAACCCATATTAGCGAAACATATCAAAACCAATCCGGCAGCCCATGCGCGTATTGATAGCTGGAGCGAGGCATTAGTTTGGATCGGCGACAAACTGGAAAAGCGCGTCGCTGCGCCAGCAATGGATATCCCCTCCGAAAACCTTGACCCTGCCAACCATGCGTGA
- a CDS encoding RidA family protein gives MTDNIEKAMEAKGITLPTPAAPVASYVPAVEVGGLLHISGQVSMADGKLITGRLGDNMTLEQGQEAAKACALMICAQIKAAAGSLDRVDRIVKLGVFVNSTPDYTDHPKVANGCSDMMEVIFGGAGQHARAAVGVAALPLGVAVEVDAIVSLKTA, from the coding sequence ATGACTGATAATATTGAAAAAGCAATGGAAGCCAAGGGCATCACCCTTCCGACACCCGCAGCGCCAGTTGCTTCTTATGTCCCCGCCGTCGAAGTCGGTGGATTACTCCATATCTCCGGCCAGGTTTCAATGGCGGACGGCAAACTCATCACTGGCAGGCTTGGCGATAATATGACGCTTGAACAGGGTCAGGAAGCGGCCAAAGCCTGCGCTTTGATGATCTGCGCCCAGATAAAAGCCGCCGCTGGATCGCTGGATCGGGTCGACCGTATCGTCAAACTCGGAGTCTTTGTAAACAGCACCCCTGATTACACCGATCACCCAAAAGTAGCCAATGGCTGTTCGGACATGATGGAAGTCATTTTCGGTGGAGCCGGACAGCACGCGCGCGCGGCAGTGGGCGTTGCCGCGCTGCCTTTGGGAGTAGCAGTTGAGGTGGATGCGATTGTTTCTCTCAAAACCGCTTGA
- a CDS encoding glycerophosphodiester phosphodiesterase family protein, producing MRLFLSKPLDSWLAPAPEPERVGFLKGQPYAHRGLHGSGILENSSAAFESAIQLGHGIECDVQAAEDGRAFVFHDYELDRLTDQTGVLARMRPEDIDRVQLKDGHGKIPRLRETLDQIAGRVPVLIEIKSKNMRVGPLCLSVRRALEGYTGKAAIMSFNPLVSAWFRKNAEHVVRGLVVTEEDTKNWRGRIARHRNLWAAKPDFLAYDVRDFPSSFAASQRSRGLPVVTWTVRTAEQERIAAMYADEPVYERPQS from the coding sequence ATGCGATTGTTTCTCTCAAAACCGCTTGATAGCTGGTTAGCACCGGCACCAGAACCTGAGCGCGTCGGGTTTTTGAAGGGTCAACCCTATGCACACCGAGGGCTGCACGGCAGTGGCATATTGGAAAATAGTTCGGCTGCTTTCGAATCAGCAATACAATTAGGTCACGGCATTGAGTGCGATGTGCAGGCTGCTGAAGACGGGCGCGCTTTTGTATTTCATGATTATGAGCTGGACCGATTGACCGACCAAACGGGTGTTCTGGCGAGAATGCGGCCCGAGGATATTGATCGGGTTCAACTCAAAGACGGTCACGGTAAAATTCCGCGCCTTCGGGAAACGCTGGACCAAATCGCCGGGCGAGTGCCAGTTCTGATCGAGATCAAATCAAAAAATATGCGGGTCGGCCCGCTTTGCCTGTCGGTGCGCCGGGCACTGGAAGGTTACACGGGCAAAGCAGCCATCATGTCATTCAATCCACTGGTATCGGCATGGTTCCGCAAGAATGCAGAGCATGTTGTGCGCGGATTGGTAGTCACCGAGGAAGATACCAAAAACTGGCGCGGACGGATTGCGCGGCATCGCAATCTGTGGGCCGCGAAACCGGATTTTCTGGCCTATGACGTACGAGATTTTCCTTCCAGTTTCGCAGCGTCCCAAAGATCTCGCGGTTTACCCGTGGTAACCTGGACCGTTCGGACCGCCGAGCAAGAGCGGATTGCAGCAATGTATGCAGATGAACCGGTTTATGAGCGCCCTCAAAGCTGA
- a CDS encoding GNAT family N-acetyltransferase, translating into MDLSPQQWDACAGTTNPFVSHAFLSAMEESGSVGPGTGWKSLPIIIEDGLGIAAALPSYLKSHSQGEYIFDQQWAHAFENAGGQYYPKIQIAAPFSPVPGPRLLLRDEATALPLLKAAEQLAQNNGISSVHATFVNEDQLHYFQDAGWMIRADSQFHWKNEGYQSFDGFLAALSSRKRKAIKKERAKAQASAEIIHLVGDEIQAEHWDYFWEFYQDTGARKWGTPYLTRSAFDLMNQKMGDKLLLILALQDDIPIAGALNVMGADTLYGRYWGCTRDVPFLHFEVCYYQAIDAAIARGLKTVEAGAQGSHKLARGYQPVPTWSAHYIVDPGFRSAIADYLARERQAVAADIEFLAEMGPFKKTG; encoded by the coding sequence ATGGATCTATCGCCACAACAATGGGATGCCTGCGCTGGCACTACTAATCCGTTTGTGTCTCATGCCTTTCTTTCTGCAATGGAGGAGTCGGGCAGTGTTGGTCCGGGAACCGGTTGGAAATCTTTGCCGATAATTATTGAAGATGGCCTAGGTATTGCAGCTGCCCTGCCCAGCTATCTCAAATCGCACAGCCAGGGCGAATATATTTTTGACCAGCAATGGGCCCACGCATTCGAGAACGCGGGCGGGCAATATTATCCCAAAATCCAGATCGCTGCGCCGTTTTCGCCAGTACCGGGTCCACGGCTTCTGTTGCGCGATGAGGCGACGGCGTTGCCACTGCTCAAGGCGGCCGAGCAACTTGCGCAGAATAACGGGATTTCATCGGTTCATGCGACCTTTGTAAATGAAGACCAACTGCACTATTTCCAGGATGCAGGGTGGATGATCCGCGCGGACAGCCAGTTTCACTGGAAGAATGAGGGATATCAGAGCTTTGACGGCTTCCTCGCCGCCTTATCCTCCCGCAAGCGCAAGGCGATAAAAAAAGAGCGTGCCAAGGCGCAGGCATCGGCAGAAATCATCCATCTGGTTGGCGACGAAATCCAAGCGGAGCATTGGGACTATTTCTGGGAATTCTACCAGGATACCGGCGCACGCAAATGGGGAACGCCTTATCTGACGCGCTCCGCTTTTGATTTAATGAACCAGAAAATGGGCGACAAGCTGCTGCTCATTTTGGCGTTGCAAGATGATATCCCAATCGCCGGCGCACTCAACGTAATGGGCGCGGATACGTTGTATGGTCGCTACTGGGGTTGCACACGCGATGTGCCGTTTCTGCACTTCGAGGTTTGCTATTATCAGGCGATTGATGCGGCCATTGCGCGCGGTCTTAAAACAGTGGAAGCCGGCGCGCAGGGCAGCCATAAATTAGCGCGAGGCTATCAGCCAGTGCCAACATGGTCCGCACATTATATTGTGGATCCGGGATTTCGCAGCGCGATTGCCGACTATCTGGCGCGCGAGCGGCAAGCAGTTGCTGCCGATATCGAGTTTCTCGCCGAAATGGGTCCGTTCAAGAAGACGGGTTAA
- a CDS encoding SEL1-like repeat protein — translation MGNSMKSAAFLIESRLAEAAQGDSDAYYELGMIYSTGAEGVGVDLIEAHKWFNLASLTGHDESKVCRAEISLDMTAREIAEAQREARSWLQESTRRAA, via the coding sequence ATGGGCAACAGCATGAAAAGCGCAGCCTTTTTAATCGAAAGCCGACTTGCAGAAGCGGCGCAGGGTGACAGCGACGCTTACTATGAATTGGGTATGATTTACTCGACCGGTGCAGAAGGCGTTGGGGTCGATCTCATTGAAGCGCATAAATGGTTCAATCTGGCATCTTTGACAGGCCATGATGAGAGCAAGGTGTGTCGTGCAGAAATATCACTGGATATGACTGCTCGTGAAATTGCCGAAGCCCAGCGGGAAGCGCGCAGTTGGTTGCAGGAATCCACCCGCCGCGCTGCTTGA